The Desulfobulbaceae bacterium genome contains a region encoding:
- the ppsA gene encoding phosphoenolpyruvate synthase yields MSEKHDEKLILWFDEIGIEDVPLVGGKNASLGEMYQHLTSKGVAVPHGFAITAHAYRHLLKTAGIAQAIEDALDGLDTHDLHNLQARGEKARNIIRNAQFPQDLVDAIAKSYAKMEEEYGANVDVAVRSSATAEDLPDASFAGQQETYLNIHGMDALIDNCKKCFASLFTNRAISYRHDKGFGQFDVYLSITVQKMVRSDSSSSGVLFSIDTESGFEDAVFITGAWGLGENVVQGAVNPDEYYVFKPTLKEGKRPIVGKKVGSKEIKMIYDNDPNTEEPVKNISTTVEERNSYVISDDEILQLAKWACIIEDHYKKGMDIEWAKDGDGKEVGTGKLFIVQARPETVHSQTSKGVMETYKLKETGKVVAEGLAVGSKIGQGVANVIDNVVDIHSFKKGQVLVTDMTDPDWEPIMKIAAAIVTNRGGRTCHAAIISRELGIPCVIGTGDGSKKIKSGQEITASSAEGETGYVYDGLLDFEIERVDLGDLPATKTKIMMNLAIPEKAFTECQIPNDGVGLAREEFIINSHIGMHPLALLNYEDLKKSNDPAEQEIARQIDAKTGTHKDKKQFFIDKVAEGVGRIAAGFYPKDVIVRLSDFKSNEYANLLGGSLYEPDEENPMIGWRGASRYYDPKYRPAFELECQGLLKARNDMGLNNIKLMVPFCRTPEEGKKVIEVMRECGLVQGENGLELYVMCEIPSNVICADAFADIFDGFSIGSNDLTQLTYGLDRDSGLISGIADERDPAVKEMIRMVIQTAKRRGKKIGICGQGPSDFPEFATFLVELGIDSMSLIPDTAVKTRLAVAKKEKEMGVAP; encoded by the coding sequence ATGTCTGAGAAGCATGATGAAAAATTAATTCTTTGGTTTGATGAAATTGGAATTGAGGATGTGCCCCTCGTCGGTGGAAAAAATGCCTCGTTAGGTGAAATGTATCAGCATTTAACCTCAAAAGGTGTCGCTGTACCACATGGTTTTGCAATTACTGCTCATGCCTATCGACACTTGTTGAAGACTGCTGGCATTGCTCAAGCTATTGAAGATGCGCTTGACGGTCTTGACACCCATGACCTTCACAATCTCCAGGCTCGTGGTGAGAAGGCCAGAAACATTATCCGTAATGCTCAATTTCCTCAGGATCTTGTTGATGCAATTGCAAAAAGTTATGCAAAGATGGAAGAAGAATACGGTGCTAATGTTGATGTTGCTGTTCGTTCTTCAGCAACTGCTGAAGACCTTCCAGATGCCTCTTTTGCGGGTCAGCAGGAAACCTATCTGAACATCCATGGTATGGATGCCCTTATTGACAACTGTAAGAAATGTTTTGCCTCTCTTTTCACCAATCGAGCAATCTCCTATCGTCATGACAAGGGTTTTGGTCAGTTTGACGTATATCTTTCTATTACCGTTCAGAAAATGGTTCGAAGCGATTCGTCTTCTTCTGGAGTTCTTTTTTCAATTGATACTGAATCTGGATTTGAAGATGCCGTTTTTATTACCGGCGCCTGGGGTCTTGGGGAGAATGTAGTCCAGGGTGCTGTCAACCCGGACGAATATTATGTCTTTAAACCAACCTTGAAAGAGGGAAAACGCCCTATTGTCGGGAAAAAGGTCGGTTCAAAAGAGATCAAGATGATCTACGATAACGATCCCAACACTGAAGAACCAGTTAAAAATATCAGTACCACCGTTGAAGAACGCAACTCGTACGTCATTAGTGATGATGAGATTTTACAGCTTGCTAAATGGGCTTGTATAATTGAAGACCACTACAAGAAAGGGATGGATATTGAATGGGCAAAAGATGGTGACGGCAAAGAGGTCGGCACCGGTAAGTTGTTTATTGTCCAGGCTCGACCGGAGACGGTACATTCTCAAACGTCTAAAGGAGTAATGGAGACCTATAAGCTAAAGGAAACCGGCAAGGTTGTTGCCGAAGGTCTTGCTGTTGGCTCTAAGATTGGCCAGGGTGTCGCAAATGTTATTGATAATGTTGTTGATATACACAGCTTTAAGAAGGGACAAGTGCTGGTAACCGATATGACCGATCCCGACTGGGAACCGATTATGAAAATTGCTGCAGCCATCGTTACCAATCGTGGCGGTCGTACCTGTCATGCTGCAATTATTTCTCGTGAGCTTGGTATTCCTTGTGTTATTGGGACCGGTGATGGTTCGAAAAAAATTAAATCAGGCCAGGAAATAACAGCCTCATCTGCAGAAGGTGAGACGGGTTACGTTTATGACGGTCTGCTCGATTTTGAAATAGAGAGAGTTGATCTTGGTGATCTGCCTGCGACCAAAACCAAGATCATGATGAATTTGGCGATACCTGAAAAAGCTTTTACTGAGTGTCAAATTCCAAATGATGGTGTGGGCTTGGCTCGTGAGGAGTTTATTATTAACTCTCACATCGGAATGCACCCTCTGGCCCTGTTGAACTATGAGGATCTTAAGAAATCTAATGACCCTGCAGAACAGGAAATTGCTCGCCAGATTGATGCTAAAACCGGAACACATAAAGATAAGAAACAGTTTTTTATTGATAAGGTTGCTGAAGGTGTTGGCCGAATTGCCGCAGGTTTCTATCCGAAAGATGTCATTGTTCGACTATCTGATTTCAAGAGTAATGAGTATGCCAATTTACTTGGCGGTAGCTTGTATGAACCAGATGAAGAAAATCCTATGATAGGTTGGCGTGGAGCTTCTCGTTACTACGACCCTAAGTATAGGCCGGCTTTTGAGCTTGAGTGCCAGGGGTTGTTGAAAGCTCGGAATGACATGGGACTCAACAATATCAAGTTGATGGTTCCTTTTTGTCGTACTCCGGAGGAAGGGAAAAAAGTTATCGAAGTTATGAGAGAGTGTGGTCTGGTTCAGGGCGAAAACGGTTTGGAACTTTATGTTATGTGTGAAATACCGAGCAATGTCATCTGCGCTGATGCCTTTGCCGATATATTTGATGGGTTCTCCATCGGTTCTAATGACTTGACACAGTTAACCTACGGTTTAGATCGTGATTCAGGACTTATTTCAGGTATTGCCGACGAGCGAGATCCTGCTGTCAAAGAGATGATCCGCATGGTAATTCAGACCGCTAAACGACGCGGTAAAAAAATTGGTATCTGTGGTCAGGGGCCATCTGACTTTCCTGAGTTTGCTACCTTCCTGGTAGAATTAGGTATCGACTCGATGAGTCTTATTCCTGATACTGCCGTGAAAACAAGACTGGCGGTAGCTAAAAAGGAAAAAGAGATGGGGGTTGCCCCTTAA
- a CDS encoding PilZ domain-containing protein yields MKDKKNKERRVAKRVPVVFNVNYIHDGDYIISSTRDVSADGMFLYTENPPSVSEKIKLKFKLGTLTNLEVDAKVMWVNTSAADPKDHGMAVKFIKPGVRVKEAVLKVVNRVAVLGQ; encoded by the coding sequence ATGAAAGACAAAAAAAACAAAGAACGTCGAGTGGCAAAACGAGTTCCTGTAGTATTTAACGTTAACTACATCCATGATGGTGACTATATAATCTCAAGCACCAGAGATGTATCCGCCGATGGCATGTTTTTGTATACAGAAAACCCACCCAGCGTGTCCGAAAAAATAAAACTGAAATTCAAATTAGGTACGTTGACAAATCTTGAAGTTGACGCAAAGGTCATGTGGGTTAATACTTCAGCTGCTGACCCGAAAGATCATGGCATGGCGGTAAAGTTTATAAAACCAGGGGTACGAGTCAAAGAAGCTGTACTTAAAGTCGTAAACAGAGTTGCGGTTCTCGGTCAATAA
- a CDS encoding HDOD domain-containing protein, producing MSIELEFIKKIDKLIPRPEIALEVLKTANESECSIPALSKIIKQDPSLMANMLKLANSAYFGHMQEINSITDIIVRLGIDTVKMLAITSASVGVLNSPQQAYNLEPGFLWKHSYACAMLSSIIGKWAKYTAVSTLYTSALLHDVGKIILNRPLQIESMNRGEELDPKSSILELEQFLLHTNHAKVGAVLLKEWGLPADIVSPVESHHNLKACGNSLNNQIVYLANYLTESMGIKASTPDSYFFTVEEDFSANKDLPNIPSFKENMESIIYEFYEKFNDTSTLQFS from the coding sequence ATGTCAATAGAACTAGAATTTATAAAAAAAATAGACAAGTTAATCCCCCGCCCGGAGATAGCACTTGAGGTTTTAAAGACGGCCAATGAGTCTGAGTGCAGCATTCCTGCTTTATCAAAAATTATCAAGCAGGATCCAAGCCTTATGGCAAACATGTTAAAGCTTGCCAACTCTGCCTATTTCGGCCATATGCAGGAGATCAACTCAATAACTGACATTATTGTCAGGCTTGGTATCGACACTGTTAAGATGCTGGCGATCACCTCCGCCTCGGTTGGTGTTCTGAACTCTCCCCAACAGGCCTACAACCTTGAGCCAGGCTTTCTCTGGAAACATTCCTATGCCTGTGCCATGCTTTCATCTATTATTGGAAAATGGGCAAAGTACACGGCTGTTTCAACTCTCTATACCTCTGCCTTGCTGCATGATGTTGGCAAAATAATTCTGAACCGACCACTTCAGATTGAAAGCATGAATCGAGGAGAGGAACTTGACCCCAAATCATCCATTCTGGAACTTGAGCAGTTCCTACTTCACACAAATCATGCCAAAGTCGGTGCGGTTTTGTTAAAAGAGTGGGGCCTTCCAGCTGACATAGTCAGTCCAGTCGAGTCCCACCACAACCTGAAAGCGTGCGGCAACAGCTTGAACAACCAGATTGTCTACCTTGCCAACTATCTCACCGAGTCAATGGGCATTAAGGCATCAACACCAGACAGTTATTTCTTTACGGTTGAAGAGGATTTTTCAGCTAATAAAGATCTGCCGAATATTCCATCTTTTAAAGAAAACATGGAATCAATTATTTACGAGTTTTATGAGAAATTTAACGACACAAGTACATTGCAGTTTAGCTGA
- the pgl gene encoding 6-phosphogluconolactonase yields the protein MKKTVNRSTLDECHYAIATFIENHTKDVLTKSDSYTIALSGGRTPVGLFKVLSNDRYRHSIEWAKVRFFWSDERFVPPTDPASNFLMAFDSLLSHLPVPENHIFRAPTEAKNCAEAAVQYQQIISDYFSAQDADCSEYIKADRYPRFDLILLGMGADGHTASLFPGHPALQDANLIAAVESEFANPPVPRLTFTLPLINSADTVVFMVNGKDKIKVLESFIGSNVKNCLIPASMVAPQNQLIWYIA from the coding sequence ATGAAAAAAACTGTTAACCGTTCAACTCTAGATGAATGTCATTACGCGATTGCAACTTTTATTGAAAATCACACTAAAGACGTGCTGACCAAAAGTGACAGCTATACAATTGCCTTGTCAGGAGGGAGAACACCAGTTGGTCTTTTTAAAGTGTTATCTAATGATAGGTATCGACATTCGATTGAGTGGGCGAAAGTACGTTTCTTCTGGAGTGATGAACGATTTGTGCCTCCAACTGATCCAGCCAGTAATTTTTTAATGGCCTTTGACTCGTTGCTGTCGCATTTGCCTGTCCCTGAAAATCATATTTTCAGGGCGCCGACAGAGGCTAAAAACTGTGCAGAGGCAGCAGTTCAGTATCAACAGATTATAAGCGATTATTTTTCAGCTCAAGATGCAGATTGCTCAGAGTATATAAAGGCAGACAGGTATCCCCGGTTTGATCTTATTTTGCTTGGTATGGGGGCTGATGGCCATACGGCATCATTATTCCCAGGGCATCCAGCCCTTCAGGATGCAAATCTTATCGCTGCTGTAGAGTCGGAGTTTGCCAACCCGCCGGTTCCCCGGTTGACATTTACGCTTCCACTTATAAATAGTGCAGATACAGTTGTTTTTATGGTAAATGGTAAAGATAAAATTAAAGTTCTTGAGTCTTTTATCGGTTCAAACGTTAAAAATTGCCTGATTCCAGCATCAATGGTTGCTCCCCAAAATCAGCTCATCTGGTATATTGCTTAA
- a CDS encoding PilZ domain-containing protein has translation MSKKDSEERRRHSRLSVPFKAKLKLPHDIVLSGQTRNISFGGAFVELEAVPPLKKGDYVSLVLLSRVEFTCKLIHSNMRGIGFEFDFILIKYYEVFKEMMLHNAPDRDRMIKELGRWTE, from the coding sequence ATGAGCAAGAAAGACAGCGAAGAGCGTCGGCGACATTCCCGACTGTCGGTACCGTTTAAGGCAAAACTGAAATTGCCCCACGATATTGTGTTATCCGGACAAACACGTAATATTAGTTTTGGCGGAGCCTTTGTTGAGTTAGAGGCAGTTCCGCCTTTAAAGAAAGGTGATTATGTAAGTTTGGTTTTGTTGTCGCGTGTTGAGTTTACCTGCAAGCTGATTCATTCAAATATGAGAGGAATTGGTTTTGAATTTGATTTTATTTTAATCAAATATTATGAAGTTTTTAAGGAGATGATGCTTCATAACGCACCAGACCGTGATCGAATGATTAAGGAACTGGGACGCTGGACTGAATGA
- a CDS encoding RNA-binding protein, which yields MSETITVRLDKWLWAARFFKTRSIATQAVNGGKVHCNAKRVKAAKTVQIGDELVIQRGQVTCTVIVDGLNDKRRPAKEAVALYTETPDSIKSREESSEQKRLMRTINGNYGPQKRPSKRDRRLIINFTRKSEIMELRDEEN from the coding sequence ATGAGCGAAACGATAACGGTACGACTTGATAAATGGCTGTGGGCTGCCCGTTTTTTCAAGACTCGTTCAATTGCCACTCAGGCCGTAAATGGCGGGAAGGTTCATTGTAACGCTAAACGTGTTAAGGCTGCTAAAACAGTCCAGATTGGTGATGAACTGGTTATTCAACGGGGCCAGGTTACATGTACTGTGATTGTTGATGGACTCAATGATAAAAGGAGACCCGCAAAAGAAGCTGTTGCGCTTTACACCGAAACTCCCGATAGCATTAAGTCTCGAGAGGAGAGTAGTGAGCAAAAGCGATTGATGCGAACTATCAATGGAAATTATGGCCCCCAGAAAAGGCCGAGTAAGCGTGATAGGCGCCTTATTATAAATTTTACCCGAAAATCTGAAATAATGGAGTTACGCGATGAAGAAAATTGA
- a CDS encoding IMP cyclohydrolase, protein MKKIERALISLTDKSGIEGFAKDLDDLGIEILSTGGTAKKIREHGINVVGVSDFTGFPEMLDGRVKTLHPKVHGGILAQRDNKKHQQQMAEHGIKPIDLIAVNLYAFDKATSDPSCTLANAIENIDIGGPTMLRAAAKNFQDITVIVDPADYPLVISEIKAHGNTTLKTRFYLMCKVFDLTSKYDTAIIEWLKKVDVDTNPHFS, encoded by the coding sequence ATGAAGAAAATTGAAAGGGCACTAATTAGTCTGACAGACAAATCTGGAATAGAAGGTTTTGCCAAAGACCTCGATGATCTTGGTATAGAAATTCTATCAACAGGCGGAACTGCTAAGAAAATTCGTGAGCATGGTATCAATGTTGTTGGTGTTTCCGATTTCACCGGCTTTCCGGAAATGCTTGACGGTCGTGTAAAGACCTTACATCCTAAAGTACACGGAGGAATTCTTGCCCAGAGGGATAATAAAAAACATCAGCAGCAAATGGCTGAGCATGGAATCAAACCAATCGATTTGATTGCGGTCAATCTGTATGCCTTTGATAAGGCAACTTCTGATCCCAGCTGTACCTTGGCCAATGCCATTGAAAATATCGATATAGGTGGCCCGACTATGCTTCGGGCAGCTGCCAAGAACTTTCAAGATATCACCGTAATTGTCGATCCTGCTGATTATCCTCTGGTTATTTCTGAGATTAAGGCGCATGGTAACACCACATTGAAAACACGTTTTTATTTGATGTGTAAGGTTTTTGATCTTACCAGTAAATATGACACTGCAATAATTGAGTGGCTAAAAAAGGTAGATGTTGATACGAACCCACACTTTTCTTAA
- a CDS encoding phosphoribosylglycinamide formyltransferase: protein MKMAVLLSGTGRTLDNFHECIRNGTMQGSIEVVISNKAGVLGLEKAEKYGYPAFHAADNRSINDILDDYAVDLVLLAGFLKLYTPPEKLKKSVLNVHPSLIPAFCGDGFYGMKVHRAVKSKGVKVSGCTVHFANEVYDDGPIVVQKCVALADEDTPEDIAAKVFEAECSAFPEAVNKVTEKGIDYFWSEAN from the coding sequence ATGAAAATGGCGGTTCTTTTATCCGGGACAGGGCGTACACTTGATAATTTTCATGAGTGTATCAGAAACGGCACAATGCAGGGCAGTATCGAGGTAGTTATTTCAAACAAGGCTGGTGTGCTTGGCTTAGAAAAGGCCGAGAAGTATGGGTATCCTGCCTTTCACGCAGCAGATAATCGATCGATTAACGATATTCTTGACGACTATGCTGTCGATTTGGTTCTTTTGGCTGGTTTCTTGAAATTATATACGCCACCGGAAAAACTAAAGAAGTCCGTCTTGAATGTGCATCCATCCTTGATACCAGCATTTTGTGGCGATGGTTTCTATGGTATGAAAGTGCATCGTGCCGTTAAAAGTAAAGGGGTGAAGGTTAGCGGCTGTACCGTGCATTTTGCCAATGAGGTATATGATGATGGTCCCATTGTCGTGCAGAAATGTGTGGCGTTAGCCGATGAGGATACGCCCGAGGATATTGCCGCTAAAGTTTTTGAGGCGGAGTGTAGTGCTTTTCCCGAAGCTGTTAATAAAGTAACGGAAAAAGGTATAGATTATTTCTGGTCGGAGGCCAACTAA
- the pyrR gene encoding bifunctional pyr operon transcriptional regulator/uracil phosphoribosyltransferase PyrR, with product MSAPDMDRSLARIVLQIIEQNNGVKNLAIVGIHTGGVYLADRIKNLIYEQEKTDVPIGSLDISLYRDDWSLAAQNPMVKMTDIKFTVEDFTIVLVDDVLFTGRTIRAALDAIMDFGRPRSIQLAVLIDRKCGRELPVQANYVGHEVLENINEHVDVLLKEKDGHDEVLLVWDDKR from the coding sequence ATGTCTGCTCCTGATATGGATCGTTCTCTTGCTCGAATTGTACTGCAGATTATTGAGCAGAATAATGGTGTCAAAAATCTTGCTATAGTCGGAATTCATACCGGTGGAGTCTATCTTGCTGATAGGATTAAAAATCTTATCTATGAGCAGGAAAAAACAGATGTGCCTATTGGTAGTTTGGATATTTCGCTGTATAGAGATGATTGGAGTCTTGCAGCCCAGAACCCAATGGTGAAAATGACCGATATTAAGTTTACCGTTGAAGATTTCACCATTGTGCTTGTTGATGATGTTCTCTTTACCGGAAGAACTATTCGGGCTGCCCTTGATGCTATTATGGATTTTGGCAGACCGCGGTCAATACAGTTAGCAGTGCTTATTGATCGTAAATGCGGTCGTGAACTTCCTGTACAGGCTAATTATGTCGGTCATGAGGTGCTGGAAAACATAAATGAGCATGTTGATGTTTTACTCAAGGAGAAGGATGGACATGACGAAGTTCTTCTTGTCTGGGATGACAAGAGATAG
- a CDS encoding sensor histidine kinase, with product MGINKKEAHPDLAEIKERVKQKRHDYIVYDFSRKKNDILKTFFDLSQEFDSLQDLYRICVTVPFEFFDVDSRLYLLNDMRDGLSLVCDSKYGIHEPPLSPPSYVKLTDAAYEDANSYLVPIYSKPLHSVENNEKSDSVGVIGIFEVFPLAKLTKSDKFFFTKYTNRIGYNLRKRLLAQQNITHIKFINNLVSDIEHNVIVPNMYYKHLFKQLRNKIGELSKIVKTIEEYKNSTGSDTDMCHKMIRQITQIEQNLSSSYEEIDKHHGNQSLFLESLFRRDHFQEGRIVLHPQNCRLDKDILHPQLEHYRKRMISRGIYIETPVDLHSEEIELHVDLGLISQVYANLFSNAVKYTETIIDHNNRPRKAIAYGRKIMPDHFAPGHDGIKLNVFSTGPTLNDYDAQSIFIDGFMGNNCYNLNSSGHGLAFVKYVVELHGGQVGYEPTPGGNNFFFVLPLLPK from the coding sequence ATGGGCATAAATAAAAAAGAAGCGCATCCTGATTTGGCTGAGATCAAAGAAAGGGTTAAACAAAAACGTCATGATTATATCGTCTACGATTTCAGTCGAAAGAAAAATGATATATTAAAAACCTTTTTTGACTTATCTCAGGAGTTTGATTCACTTCAAGATTTATATAGGATTTGCGTAACAGTTCCCTTTGAGTTCTTTGACGTTGATAGCAGACTGTATCTCTTAAATGATATGCGTGATGGATTGTCCCTTGTTTGTGACAGTAAATACGGTATTCATGAGCCGCCATTGTCACCACCGTCCTATGTTAAGTTGACGGATGCCGCCTATGAAGATGCGAACTCATACCTGGTACCGATCTACAGTAAACCTCTTCACTCCGTCGAAAATAATGAAAAATCTGACTCAGTTGGTGTCATTGGGATTTTTGAAGTCTTTCCTTTAGCCAAGCTGACAAAATCGGATAAATTTTTCTTTACTAAATACACCAACAGGATTGGCTATAATCTCCGTAAACGCCTTCTTGCTCAGCAGAATATTACGCACATTAAGTTTATTAACAATTTAGTCAGTGACATCGAGCACAATGTTATCGTGCCCAATATGTATTATAAGCACCTGTTTAAGCAGTTGAGGAATAAGATTGGCGAACTGAGTAAAATTGTTAAGACAATCGAGGAGTATAAAAACTCAACTGGTAGCGACACTGATATGTGTCACAAGATGATCCGTCAGATAACTCAAATCGAACAAAACCTGTCCTCATCATATGAAGAGATTGACAAACATCACGGAAACCAAAGTTTATTCCTGGAAAGTTTGTTCAGAAGGGATCATTTTCAGGAAGGTAGAATAGTACTTCACCCCCAAAACTGTAGACTCGACAAAGATATTCTTCACCCTCAGTTGGAGCATTACCGGAAGAGGATGATATCTCGAGGCATCTATATTGAAACACCAGTTGATCTGCATAGTGAGGAGATTGAACTGCACGTTGATTTAGGCCTGATATCTCAAGTGTATGCCAATCTTTTTTCTAATGCTGTTAAGTATACTGAGACCATAATTGATCACAACAATAGACCCAGGAAGGCGATTGCTTATGGGCGTAAAATTATGCCGGATCATTTTGCCCCTGGTCATGACGGAATTAAACTCAATGTCTTTTCTACCGGTCCAACTCTTAATGACTATGACGCACAATCAATTTTCATAGACGGATTTATGGGGAATAACTGTTATAATCTGAACAGTAGTGGCCATGGTTTGGCTTTTGTTAAATATGTTGTTGAACTTCACGGTGGTCAAGTTGGATATGAGCCTACACCTGGAGGAAACAATTTTTTCTTCGTTCTGCCGCTTCTTCCCAAATAA
- a CDS encoding U32 family peptidase gives MLETQPFPETQKPSHLLDKLELLAPAGTIEVFEAAVQSGADAIYIGAPMANARALAKHFSFEEIAALVSFAHKNGVKVYVAMNSLIKNDELGAVVTSLSIFEGIGVDAVIIQDLGIYSIARRYFPRLRLHASTLLGAHNSLAVKKMADMGFARIVLAREMGISEIEAAGGVSRAELEVFVHGAMCFSYSGLCLASSFLGGKSGLRGRCVQPCRRKYSWKGKHKGSPNGYFFSMNDLNGIHFLKAIQEAGVNSLKIEGRMRSLQYIKNVVKAYRLVIDHDSSADSLETAQGYLARAMGRKTSAGFFSLPQQEDIISSHHSGNIGLFMGSISQISGNKAVLDLQADIEVGDRLRIHSEDSGERNSFTVRNIWLAQKPVSSATKQTQVSIEVPASAKSSDPVYKVDTADSRLVAAQPQQVNWQQFKKDIVKEKSRKRIKTITDELSSVVSLPRPTPNRRVDTPQRHMSKGFSRKKDVSHKIDKKLFRPALPLWLKVDSFIQLRKLPRDHFFSRIVVLLTHDSFSQFKRSGVSGLSPKMICWSLPPVIHEANVRFYREAISLLLNKGYCDWQLGHFSQSGFFEDYSRSQGADPLPVSFPGKKIKSRKPRYQKVTYHGNYTLNCINSYSLEELQRQGLRTAQIAIEADRQVVSSLAANGRIEKGVTVYGFPSLLTARASLDVFKTSAELISPKGESFLLKEVEGVTQVISQQPFSLLDYIGELHELGVGYGVVDLTNTAQVRDPLGEVLSRIAGKKRHRRLSTFNYNGTLF, from the coding sequence TTGCTAGAAACCCAGCCCTTTCCTGAAACCCAGAAACCCAGCCACCTTTTGGATAAGCTCGAACTGCTTGCCCCGGCAGGAACCATTGAGGTTTTTGAAGCCGCAGTTCAAAGTGGTGCCGATGCTATATATATCGGTGCACCTATGGCAAATGCCCGCGCCCTGGCTAAGCACTTTAGTTTTGAAGAGATAGCTGCCCTTGTTTCATTTGCTCACAAGAATGGTGTTAAGGTGTATGTGGCGATGAATTCATTGATTAAAAATGATGAACTTGGTGCTGTAGTTACTTCTCTTTCTATCTTTGAGGGGATTGGTGTTGACGCAGTTATTATTCAGGATCTTGGTATCTATTCGATTGCCCGACGCTATTTCCCGCGACTTCGACTCCATGCCAGTACCTTGTTAGGCGCGCATAACTCCCTTGCCGTTAAGAAAATGGCCGACATGGGCTTTGCTCGCATAGTTTTGGCTCGTGAAATGGGCATTTCTGAAATAGAGGCCGCCGGTGGTGTTTCCCGGGCAGAGCTTGAGGTCTTTGTCCATGGGGCAATGTGCTTTTCCTATTCAGGTCTGTGTCTGGCCAGTAGTTTTCTGGGGGGCAAAAGTGGATTGCGCGGCAGATGTGTTCAGCCCTGCCGACGAAAATATAGTTGGAAGGGCAAACACAAGGGCAGTCCGAATGGTTATTTCTTTTCCATGAACGACCTGAACGGCATCCACTTTCTGAAGGCAATTCAAGAGGCTGGGGTGAACTCCTTAAAGATCGAAGGTCGCATGCGCAGTCTTCAATATATTAAAAATGTTGTTAAGGCCTATCGCCTCGTCATTGACCACGACTCATCCGCTGATTCCCTTGAAACGGCTCAGGGCTACCTTGCTCGGGCTATGGGGCGGAAAACCTCAGCCGGATTTTTTTCCCTGCCCCAGCAGGAAGATATTATTTCATCGCATCATTCTGGAAATATTGGTCTTTTTATGGGCAGTATTTCTCAAATATCTGGCAATAAAGCTGTTCTGGATTTACAGGCAGATATTGAGGTTGGAGATAGGCTGAGGATTCATTCTGAGGATTCCGGTGAAAGAAACTCTTTTACTGTCCGTAATATATGGCTTGCCCAGAAACCTGTTAGTTCAGCCACCAAACAAACGCAGGTTTCCATCGAAGTACCCGCTTCTGCCAAATCAAGTGATCCAGTCTATAAAGTTGATACGGCAGATTCACGTCTCGTTGCGGCCCAACCACAACAGGTCAATTGGCAACAGTTTAAAAAAGATATCGTTAAAGAAAAAAGTCGGAAGCGTATTAAAACGATCACTGATGAGCTCTCTTCGGTAGTTTCACTCCCTCGTCCAACCCCCAATAGAAGAGTGGATACTCCACAGCGCCACATGAGCAAAGGCTTTTCTCGAAAAAAAGATGTCTCGCATAAAATTGATAAAAAACTCTTCAGACCTGCGTTGCCGCTATGGCTTAAGGTAGATAGTTTTATACAGCTGAGAAAACTGCCCAGAGACCATTTCTTTTCTCGCATCGTTGTTTTGTTGACCCATGACAGCTTTTCCCAATTCAAGAGAAGTGGTGTGTCCGGCCTTTCTCCAAAAATGATCTGCTGGTCTCTGCCGCCGGTAATTCATGAAGCAAATGTCAGGTTTTATCGTGAGGCAATTAGCCTATTGTTGAATAAAGGCTATTGTGACTGGCAATTGGGCCATTTTAGCCAGAGTGGTTTTTTTGAAGATTACTCCAGGAGTCAGGGGGCTGATCCGTTGCCAGTGAGCTTCCCTGGTAAAAAGATTAAAAGTCGTAAACCTCGTTATCAGAAGGTTACTTATCACGGTAACTATACCCTTAACTGTATAAATTCTTATTCATTAGAAGAGCTCCAGCGCCAGGGTTTAAGAACGGCTCAAATTGCCATAGAAGCAGATCGGCAGGTTGTTTCCTCTTTAGCTGCAAATGGCAGGATAGAAAAAGGAGTGACTGTTTATGGCTTTCCGTCCTTACTCACTGCGCGCGCTAGTCTGGATGTTTTTAAAACGTCAGCAGAGCTTATCAGCCCAAAAGGGGAGTCATTTCTCCTGAAAGAGGTTGAAGGTGTGACCCAGGTGATTTCACAGCAGCCTTTTTCGCTGCTTGATTATATCGGGGAACTTCATGAACTTGGTGTTGGTTACGGTGTTGTCGATCTTACCAATACGGCTCAGGTTCGTGATCCCCTGGGAGAGGTTTTGAGCCGCATTGCAGGTAAAAAAAGACATCGAAGGCTGAGTACGTTTAACTATAATGGAACACTGTTTTAG